In Nocardioides cavernae, a single genomic region encodes these proteins:
- a CDS encoding pyrophosphate--fructose-6-phosphate 1-phosphotransferase, translating into MPKRVAILTAGGYAPCLSSAVGALIETYDATDPDIELIAYRHGYHGLLTGNSITIGAEERAGAALLHRFGGSPIGNSRVKLTNDVNCRRRGLIGEDETALEVAAARLQADGVDVLHTIGGDDTNTAAADLAAYLATQGSKLTVVGLPKTIDNDIVPIRQSLGAQTAAQQASRFAQNVLAEHGSNPRMLIVHEVMGRASGWLTAAAARDYMAWHAEQEWLPGIGLDGRKWAIHAVYVPELAIDLAAEADRLRGVMDEIGCVNIFLAEGAGIDDIVADLEASGETVERDPFGHVQIDTINPGRYFADRFSEAIGAEKKMVQKSGYFSRSAPANDTDLALIREMAELAVACALDGTPGVIGHDEEHDDELRAIEFERIAGHKPFDAEQAWFTGLLADIGQDAGRP; encoded by the coding sequence ATGCCGAAGCGTGTTGCGATCCTGACCGCGGGCGGATACGCCCCGTGCCTGTCGTCCGCGGTGGGCGCCCTCATCGAGACGTACGACGCCACCGACCCCGACATCGAGCTGATCGCCTACCGGCACGGCTACCACGGCCTGCTCACCGGCAACAGCATCACCATCGGCGCCGAGGAGCGGGCCGGCGCCGCACTGCTGCACCGCTTCGGCGGCAGCCCGATCGGCAACAGCAGGGTCAAGCTCACGAACGACGTCAACTGCCGCCGACGCGGCCTGATCGGCGAGGACGAGACCGCGCTCGAGGTGGCAGCGGCCCGGCTGCAGGCCGACGGGGTGGACGTCCTTCACACCATCGGCGGCGACGACACCAACACCGCGGCGGCCGACCTGGCGGCGTACCTCGCGACCCAGGGCTCGAAGCTGACGGTCGTCGGGCTGCCCAAGACCATCGACAACGACATCGTGCCCATCCGCCAGAGCCTCGGCGCGCAGACGGCGGCCCAGCAGGCGTCACGGTTCGCGCAGAACGTGCTCGCCGAGCACGGCTCCAACCCGCGGATGCTCATCGTCCACGAGGTCATGGGCCGCGCCAGCGGCTGGCTGACCGCCGCAGCCGCGCGCGACTACATGGCGTGGCACGCCGAGCAGGAGTGGCTCCCCGGCATCGGGCTCGACGGCCGGAAGTGGGCGATCCACGCGGTCTACGTGCCGGAGCTCGCGATCGACCTCGCGGCGGAGGCCGACCGGCTGCGAGGGGTCATGGACGAGATCGGCTGCGTCAACATCTTCCTCGCCGAGGGCGCCGGCATCGACGACATCGTCGCCGACCTGGAGGCGTCGGGCGAGACCGTCGAGCGCGACCCGTTCGGGCACGTCCAGATCGACACCATCAACCCGGGCCGCTACTTCGCCGACCGGTTCTCCGAGGCGATCGGCGCCGAGAAGAAGATGGTGCAGAAGTCGGGCTACTTCTCCCGCTCCGCGCCCGCCAACGACACCGACCTCGCCCTCATCCGCGAGATGGCCGAGCTCGCCGTCGCGTGCGCCCTCGACGGCACGCCGGGCGTGATCGGCCACGACGAGGAGCACGACGACGAGCTGCGCGCGATCGAGTTCGAGCGGATCGCCGGGCACAAGCCGTTCGACGCCGAGCAGGCGTGGTTCACCGGCCTGCTCGCCGACATCGGCCAGGACGCCGGGCGGCCATGA
- a CDS encoding APC family permease encodes MSATEAEQQDVNGPEDTDLKRVLGPKLLLLFIVGDILGAGVYAVTGKLAGQVGGIAWLPFLVAFAVATVTAFSYLELVTKYPQAAGAALYTHKAFGIHFITFLVAFTVVCSGITSASTSSNLLAANLLIGFGNDDPSSSTTLLTALVFMLVLAAINLRGVGESVKFNVLLTLVEMTALAIVIGIGIWVIARGDGDLSRVTVFESPDDKGLFMAVTIATAIAFFSMVGFEDSVNMVEETQDPLKIFPRTMLTGLGIAVVIYMLVAISVVAVIPAGQIAEPTNAEAGILLDVVKIGAPDLPIDNIFPFLTVFAVANTALINMLMASRLIYGMAQQDVLPRSLGRVLPGRRSPWTAIIFTTALALGLITVVTLDSESSVVGALSGTTALLLLAVFTIVNIACLILRRDPTPEGAFRAPSVLPVIGAICCGYLLGPWARLEADMVQYKIAAGLLAVGVVLWALTWLTNRGVRAKKTGFRDIDHLE; translated from the coding sequence ATGAGCGCGACGGAAGCCGAGCAGCAGGACGTCAACGGACCGGAGGACACCGACCTCAAGAGGGTCCTCGGCCCCAAGCTGCTGCTGCTCTTCATCGTCGGTGACATCCTCGGCGCCGGCGTGTACGCCGTCACCGGAAAGCTCGCCGGCCAGGTGGGCGGGATCGCCTGGCTGCCGTTCCTGGTGGCGTTCGCGGTCGCGACCGTCACCGCCTTCAGCTACTTGGAGCTGGTCACCAAGTACCCCCAGGCCGCCGGTGCAGCGCTCTACACGCACAAGGCGTTCGGCATCCACTTCATCACCTTCCTGGTGGCCTTCACCGTGGTCTGCTCGGGCATCACCAGCGCCTCGACGTCGTCCAACCTGCTGGCGGCCAACCTGCTCATCGGCTTCGGCAACGACGACCCCAGCTCCAGCACGACCCTGCTCACCGCACTGGTGTTCATGCTCGTGCTCGCCGCGATCAACCTGCGCGGCGTCGGCGAGAGCGTGAAGTTCAACGTGCTGCTGACGCTCGTCGAGATGACGGCCCTCGCCATCGTCATCGGCATCGGGATCTGGGTGATCGCCCGCGGTGACGGCGACCTCTCCCGGGTCACCGTCTTCGAGAGCCCGGACGACAAGGGCCTCTTCATGGCGGTCACCATCGCCACGGCCATCGCGTTCTTCTCGATGGTGGGCTTCGAGGACTCGGTCAACATGGTGGAGGAGACCCAGGACCCGCTGAAGATCTTCCCGCGCACGATGCTGACCGGCCTGGGCATCGCCGTCGTGATCTACATGCTGGTCGCGATCTCGGTCGTCGCGGTCATCCCGGCCGGGCAGATCGCCGAGCCCACCAACGCCGAGGCCGGGATCCTGCTCGACGTCGTCAAGATCGGGGCGCCCGACCTGCCGATCGACAACATCTTCCCGTTCCTCACCGTGTTCGCGGTCGCCAACACGGCCCTGATCAACATGCTGATGGCGAGCCGCCTCATCTACGGCATGGCCCAGCAGGACGTGCTGCCGCGCTCCCTCGGCAGGGTGCTCCCGGGTCGTCGCTCGCCGTGGACCGCGATCATCTTCACCACCGCCCTCGCGCTCGGGCTGATCACCGTGGTCACCCTCGACTCGGAGTCCTCCGTGGTCGGGGCGCTGTCGGGCACCACGGCCCTCCTGCTGCTGGCCGTGTTCACCATCGTCAACATCGCGTGCCTGATCCTGCGCCGCGACCCGACCCCCGAGGGCGCCTTCCGCGCACCGTCGGTGCTGCCCGTCATCGGTGCCATCTGCTGCGGCTACCTCCTCGGTCCGTGGGCGCGGCTCGAGGCCGACATGGTCCAGTACAAGATCGCGGCAGGGCTGCTCGCCGTCGGCGTGGTCCTCTGGGCGCTGACCTGGCTCACCAACCGCGGCGTGCGCGCCAAGAAGACCGGCTTCCGCGACATCGACCACCTCGAGTGA
- a CDS encoding metallophosphoesterase → MTKRPVGPVLAMLLAGAIGCSTVAPSAPSASAVPDSDPPALTFTVPPVEPSADPTHAPGKPAAELGPRDRPTVPAAPELTGAYRFVSAPDFLNQDVADLTADGRKQFVDKRTGEVANSTNAAYDAALDHVIDEMASHGTDDVLVAGDLVEGRWGRDDARTGVFGPVRTQTQRLRAWRRAADVYYPAWRERFEDRGLTTYPALGDHEIGDDPWRARKDPWIDFKRRHVPEFKRIYADHMLTGGGGAPRFADRPSGQARRTAYAVRLDADVLLVTLDVFERRGGDVHMSVAPAQLRWLKGVLRQARKDDVPWVMVQGHVPMTPKVRVRNSSNLVYEKGVRSDLWKAMVDGGVDVYLSGEVHDQTVHERDGILQVSHGSLLYRGEASYVLGQATADRLVLENHQFRGEIGFEDRLWTTSRQGAPGHISYPDASVVTGTLVASRTRSGGLRVDDAEGVLAPRD, encoded by the coding sequence GTGACCAAACGACCTGTGGGGCCCGTGCTGGCGATGTTGTTGGCCGGCGCGATCGGCTGCTCGACGGTCGCGCCTTCCGCGCCTTCCGCGAGCGCCGTCCCGGACTCCGACCCCCCTGCGCTCACCTTCACCGTGCCGCCGGTCGAGCCCAGCGCCGACCCCACGCACGCCCCCGGGAAGCCGGCCGCCGAACTCGGGCCGCGGGACCGGCCGACCGTGCCGGCGGCCCCCGAGCTGACCGGGGCCTACCGGTTCGTCTCGGCCCCCGACTTCCTCAACCAGGACGTCGCCGACCTCACCGCCGACGGGCGCAAGCAGTTCGTCGACAAGCGCACGGGGGAGGTCGCGAACTCCACCAACGCCGCGTACGACGCGGCCCTGGACCACGTGATCGACGAGATGGCGTCGCACGGCACCGACGACGTCCTCGTGGCGGGCGACCTGGTCGAGGGACGCTGGGGCCGCGATGACGCTCGCACCGGCGTCTTCGGGCCGGTGCGGACCCAGACCCAGCGCCTCCGGGCCTGGCGCCGCGCCGCGGACGTCTACTACCCCGCCTGGCGCGAGCGGTTCGAGGACCGCGGCCTCACGACCTACCCCGCCCTCGGCGACCACGAGATCGGTGACGACCCGTGGCGGGCCCGCAAGGACCCGTGGATCGACTTCAAGCGCCGCCACGTGCCCGAGTTCAAGCGGATCTATGCCGACCACATGCTGACGGGCGGGGGCGGAGCGCCTCGGTTCGCCGACCGGCCCTCCGGGCAGGCCCGCCGCACCGCCTACGCCGTACGCCTCGACGCGGACGTCCTGCTCGTCACGCTCGACGTCTTCGAACGCCGGGGCGGTGACGTGCACATGTCCGTCGCCCCCGCGCAGCTGCGCTGGCTGAAGGGTGTCCTCCGCCAGGCCCGCAAGGACGACGTGCCGTGGGTGATGGTCCAGGGACACGTCCCGATGACCCCGAAGGTGCGCGTCCGCAACTCCAGCAACCTCGTCTACGAGAAGGGCGTGCGCTCCGACCTGTGGAAGGCGATGGTCGACGGCGGCGTCGACGTCTACCTGAGCGGAGAGGTGCACGACCAGACGGTCCACGAGCGTGACGGCATCCTGCAGGTGTCGCACGGCTCGCTCCTCTACCGCGGTGAGGCGTCGTACGTCCTCGGCCAGGCCACCGCAGACCGACTGGTGCTGGAGAACCACCAGTTCCGCGGGGAGATCGGGTTCGAGGACCGGCTCTGGACCACGTCGCGCCAGGGGGCGCCCGGTCACATCAGCTACCCCGACGCGTCCGTCGTCACCGGCACCCTCGTCGCCAGCCGCACCCGTTCGGGAGGGCTGCGCGTGGACGACGCCGAGGGCGTGCTCGCACCGCGCGACTGA
- a CDS encoding class II 3-deoxy-7-phosphoheptulonate synthase: MTAIPTLEQLHALGPKQQPTYPDSGAVDAAVARLRTVPPLVFAGECDDLTAKIAAVTRGEAFLLQGGDCAETFAGVTADNVRNKLRVLLQMAVVLTYAASVPVVKLGRLAGQYAKPRSSDEETRDGVTLPAYRGDAVNGYDFTPEARIPDPQRLVDVYNSSAATLNLVRAFVTGGYADLRQVHTWNTDFVQSSPFGQRYESVADEIERALTFMKAIGADPDEFHRVDFHSSHEALLLEYEQSLTRIDSRTDEPYNVSAHFVWIGERTRQLDGPHVELLSKIKNPIGIKLGPTTTPDDALAYAARLNPENTPGRLTFITRFGAGKIRDGLPALVEKVTAEGLNVAWVCDPMHGNTFEASSGYKTRRFDDVIDEVQGFFDVHRSLGTWPGGVHVELTGDDVTECVGGGEEIDEVGLAHRYESVCDPRLNRVQSLELAFLVAEMLRKA, from the coding sequence GTGACCGCGATCCCCACGCTCGAGCAGTTGCACGCCCTCGGGCCGAAGCAGCAGCCGACCTATCCCGACTCCGGGGCGGTCGACGCTGCCGTGGCCCGACTGAGGACCGTGCCGCCGCTCGTCTTCGCCGGTGAGTGCGACGACCTCACCGCCAAGATCGCAGCGGTGACGCGTGGCGAGGCCTTCCTGCTCCAGGGCGGCGACTGCGCCGAGACCTTCGCCGGCGTGACTGCCGACAACGTCCGCAACAAGCTGCGCGTGCTGCTGCAGATGGCGGTCGTGCTGACGTACGCCGCCTCGGTTCCCGTCGTGAAGCTGGGCCGCCTCGCCGGCCAGTACGCCAAGCCGCGCAGCTCCGACGAGGAGACCCGCGACGGGGTGACCCTCCCGGCCTACCGCGGCGACGCGGTCAACGGCTACGACTTCACGCCCGAGGCGCGCATCCCCGACCCGCAGCGGCTGGTGGACGTCTACAACTCCTCGGCCGCCACGCTCAACCTGGTCCGCGCGTTCGTCACCGGCGGCTACGCCGACCTCCGCCAGGTGCACACCTGGAACACCGACTTCGTGCAGAGCTCGCCGTTCGGCCAGCGCTACGAGTCGGTCGCCGACGAGATCGAGCGCGCGCTCACCTTCATGAAGGCGATCGGCGCCGACCCCGACGAGTTCCACCGCGTCGACTTCCACTCCAGCCACGAGGCGCTCCTGCTCGAGTACGAGCAGTCCCTCACGCGCATCGACTCGCGCACCGACGAGCCCTACAACGTCTCGGCGCACTTCGTGTGGATCGGCGAGCGCACCCGCCAGCTCGACGGCCCGCACGTCGAGCTGCTCTCGAAGATCAAGAACCCGATCGGCATCAAGCTCGGCCCGACCACGACGCCCGACGACGCGCTGGCCTACGCCGCGCGCCTCAACCCGGAGAACACCCCGGGCCGGCTCACCTTCATCACCCGCTTCGGCGCCGGCAAGATCCGCGACGGGCTGCCCGCCCTCGTGGAGAAGGTCACCGCCGAGGGCCTCAACGTCGCCTGGGTCTGCGACCCGATGCACGGCAACACCTTCGAGGCGTCCTCCGGCTACAAGACCCGTCGCTTCGACGACGTCATCGACGAGGTCCAGGGCTTCTTCGACGTGCACCGCAGCCTCGGCACCTGGCCCGGCGGCGTGCACGTCGAGCTCACCGGCGACGACGTCACCGAGTGCGTCGGCGGCGGCGAGGAGATCGACGAGGTGGGCCTGGCCCACCGCTACGAGTCGGTCTGCGACCCCCGCCTCAACCGGGTCCAGTCGCTCGAGCTCGCGTTCCTCGTGGCGGAGATGCTGCGCAAGGCCTGA
- a CDS encoding threonine aldolase family protein — protein sequence MIDLRSDTLTRPTDAMREAMARAEVGDDVYGEDPTVAALEERVAGMFGHEAALFTPTGSMANVLAVASVVSPGEEVLCDSSAHIARAELGAHGAISGITMRTWTGERGQLDLAAIEAMYAPDMGPFFVRTAAVSVENTHNFAGGAVLPIEDLRALRSWAEANETKVHLDGARLWNAHVATGTPLADYGRVTDVLAVCLSKGLGAPIGSLMVGSADAIAEARVRRKRMGGGMRQVGVLAAAGAYALDHHVERLADDHANARLLGEALGLDPEDIDTNIVVVERPDAASFVERAAADGVRIAAVGPRTVRLVTHLDVSRPDAERAAAVLSRLAGR from the coding sequence GTGATCGACCTGCGCTCCGACACCCTGACCCGCCCGACCGATGCGATGCGTGAGGCGATGGCACGTGCGGAGGTGGGCGACGACGTCTACGGCGAGGACCCGACGGTCGCGGCGCTGGAGGAGCGGGTCGCGGGGATGTTCGGCCACGAGGCCGCGCTGTTCACCCCCACCGGCTCGATGGCCAACGTGCTCGCCGTGGCGAGCGTCGTGTCGCCCGGCGAGGAGGTGCTGTGCGACTCCTCGGCGCACATCGCACGAGCAGAGCTCGGCGCCCACGGCGCGATCAGCGGGATCACCATGCGCACCTGGACCGGTGAGCGGGGCCAGCTCGACCTGGCCGCGATCGAGGCGATGTACGCCCCTGACATGGGTCCGTTCTTCGTCCGCACGGCCGCGGTGTCGGTCGAGAACACCCACAACTTCGCCGGTGGCGCGGTCCTGCCGATCGAGGACCTGCGGGCGCTGCGGTCGTGGGCCGAGGCCAACGAGACCAAGGTCCACCTCGACGGCGCGCGGTTGTGGAACGCGCACGTCGCCACCGGGACGCCGCTGGCGGACTACGGCCGGGTCACCGACGTGCTCGCGGTGTGTCTGTCCAAGGGCCTGGGCGCCCCGATCGGGTCGCTCATGGTCGGCTCGGCGGACGCGATCGCCGAGGCGCGGGTGCGGCGCAAGCGGATGGGCGGCGGGATGCGTCAGGTCGGCGTGCTCGCGGCGGCCGGTGCGTACGCCCTCGACCACCACGTCGAGCGGCTGGCCGACGACCACGCCAACGCGCGGCTGCTCGGCGAGGCGCTGGGACTCGACCCGGAGGACATCGACACCAACATCGTCGTCGTCGAGCGTCCGGACGCCGCGTCGTTCGTCGAGCGAGCTGCGGCCGACGGCGTGCGCATCGCTGCGGTGGGACCGCGGACCGTACGTCTCGTGACCCACCTCGACGTCTCGCGCCCGGACGCCGAGCGTGCGGCCGCGGTGCTCAGCCGGCTCGCCGGCCGGTGA
- a CDS encoding NADase-type glycan-binding domain-containing protein: MDTCVACGAELGVGRFCLNCGHRIGAPAPVRLEQAPAPPSPTVTATRPAPERPAPDEALPEPSGSAAEPAADSTAASTVVDGPAPGTDRSPAPVDPRVQAADPTPVPPTSPPDVVPDEPGPPPSRRPTWDPHEELLPYEEVDDVDGDLPVHGLAWLGWVLGAALLVGLAFLLLRVFDTDGDEVATDPADGATGTSQAPDPGAEQTDSSPEPTDDGGETPTGVGKALDLARGATFEVPGTAPPTTDFDGNLVAYEASQMGDGNPATAWRTAGDATGETITVTLTEPGVVTRVGLVNGYAKQVAGVDWYPNNRRIVAVSWGFDDGSSIEQTFAEQPAMQRLKVPPVETATVTITITAVTPPGLGSLGRDYTAISEVSVTGRRAG, translated from the coding sequence GTGGACACGTGTGTGGCGTGCGGCGCCGAGCTGGGGGTGGGGCGGTTCTGCCTCAACTGTGGGCACCGCATCGGCGCGCCCGCGCCGGTCCGCCTCGAGCAGGCACCCGCTCCGCCGTCGCCGACCGTGACCGCCACAAGGCCGGCCCCCGAGCGTCCGGCTCCGGACGAGGCGTTGCCGGAGCCGTCCGGCTCCGCCGCCGAACCTGCTGCCGACTCCACGGCCGCTTCGACTGTCGTGGACGGCCCCGCGCCGGGCACGGACCGCTCCCCGGCCCCGGTCGACCCGCGCGTCCAGGCGGCCGACCCCACCCCGGTCCCGCCGACCAGTCCGCCCGACGTCGTACCCGACGAACCGGGCCCTCCCCCCTCGCGGCGCCCGACGTGGGACCCCCACGAGGAGCTGCTGCCCTACGAGGAGGTCGACGACGTCGACGGCGACCTTCCGGTGCACGGCCTGGCGTGGCTCGGGTGGGTCCTGGGCGCCGCGCTGCTGGTGGGCCTGGCCTTCCTGCTGCTGCGGGTCTTCGACACCGACGGCGACGAGGTCGCCACCGATCCCGCTGACGGTGCGACCGGCACCTCACAGGCGCCGGACCCGGGCGCCGAGCAGACGGACAGCAGCCCGGAGCCGACGGACGACGGCGGCGAGACACCGACTGGCGTCGGCAAGGCGCTCGACCTGGCGCGCGGCGCGACGTTCGAGGTCCCCGGCACGGCGCCGCCGACCACCGACTTCGACGGCAACCTGGTGGCCTACGAGGCCAGCCAGATGGGCGACGGCAACCCGGCCACGGCGTGGCGCACGGCGGGTGACGCGACCGGGGAGACCATCACGGTCACGCTGACCGAGCCCGGCGTGGTCACCCGGGTCGGACTCGTCAACGGCTATGCCAAGCAGGTCGCCGGCGTCGACTGGTACCCCAACAACCGCCGCATCGTCGCGGTCAGCTGGGGCTTCGACGACGGCTCGTCGATCGAGCAGACCTTCGCCGAGCAACCGGCCATGCAGCGCCTCAAGGTCCCGCCGGTGGAGACCGCGACGGTCACCATCACGATCACCGCCGTGACCCCGCCGGGGCTCGGCAGCCTCGGTCGCGACTACACCGCGATCAGCGAGGTGAGCGTCACCGGCCGGCGAGCCGGCTGA
- a CDS encoding DMT family transporter, which translates to MHAEQNRRTSLLAAAALLALAACWGSTFFMIKDLLDRVPTLDFLALRFAIASLALLVVAPKALGRLSPVVRRHAIVLGLLYGVAQILQTAGLAHTPASISGFVTGLYVVCTPLLAAAILGTRIPPITWAAVALATVGLGVLALNGLSIGYGELITLASAVLYALHIVGLGAWSTAQDAVGMTILQVMVIAVVCTVATAPDGIVLPDRAADWWSVLYMAVVVGALGLLGQTWAQAHLPPTRCAIIMSMEPVFASFFAVWLGGEDLTARLLLGGSMVLVAMLTVELAPRRVVEGEVPHIAV; encoded by the coding sequence GTGCACGCCGAGCAGAACCGTCGTACGTCCCTGCTCGCGGCGGCCGCCCTGCTCGCCCTGGCGGCGTGCTGGGGCTCGACGTTCTTCATGATCAAGGACCTCCTCGACCGGGTCCCGACGCTCGACTTCCTGGCCCTGCGGTTCGCGATCGCCTCGCTCGCCCTGCTCGTGGTGGCGCCGAAGGCCCTCGGCCGGCTCTCCCCCGTCGTCCGTCGGCACGCGATCGTCCTCGGCCTCCTCTACGGCGTCGCCCAGATCCTCCAGACCGCCGGCCTGGCGCACACCCCCGCGAGCATCAGCGGCTTCGTCACCGGCCTGTACGTCGTGTGCACCCCGCTGCTGGCCGCCGCGATCCTCGGCACCCGGATCCCGCCGATCACCTGGGCGGCCGTCGCGCTCGCGACCGTCGGGCTCGGCGTGCTCGCCCTCAACGGGCTCAGCATCGGCTACGGCGAGCTGATCACGCTCGCGTCGGCGGTGCTCTACGCGCTGCACATCGTCGGGCTCGGCGCGTGGTCGACCGCCCAGGACGCCGTCGGCATGACGATCCTGCAGGTCATGGTGATCGCGGTGGTGTGCACGGTGGCGACGGCGCCCGACGGGATCGTCCTGCCCGACCGGGCCGCGGACTGGTGGTCGGTGCTCTACATGGCGGTGGTGGTCGGCGCGCTCGGCCTGCTCGGCCAGACGTGGGCGCAGGCGCACCTCCCGCCGACGCGCTGCGCGATCATCATGAGCATGGAACCGGTGTTCGCCTCGTTCTTCGCGGTCTGGCTCGGCGGCGAGGACCTCACGGCGCGGCTGCTGCTGGGCGGGTCGATGGTCCTGGTCGCGATGCTGACCGTCGAGCTCGCGCCGCGCCGGGTGGTCGAGGGCGAGGTCCCGCACATCGCCGTGTAG
- a CDS encoding Stk1 family PASTA domain-containing Ser/Thr kinase codes for MEPPEHARATAPGASGDPLVGRLLDGRYRILARVARGGMASVYEATDTRLDRTVAVKVMHPGLGDDQEFAQRFVREARAAARLNHPHVVGVYDQGDDTSDGTDTIFLVMEYVPGHTLRDVLRKESPMPPARALALLEPVISALAAAHRAGLVHRDVKPENVLIADEAHGGTVKVADFGLAKAVSADTQHTATGGVLIGTVSYLAPELVIDGRSDARADVYAAGVVLYELLTGRKPHEGESPIQVAYRHVHHDVPMPSLVEPGIPDYVDALVARATSRDRDQRPADATVLLHHLHRVEQALREGLASDPELAADLLPRRAVALDLPPSTDDTTPEPFDAGALALLTEVDPRDSGLVDDGSPDRTTALERHPAPPAGRSRSDGPAGGPVTEPMRTAVAPTGAATTTLPAAPTNARPTPGRAPTRVAPVETTARRRSRKGPLLLLLSLLLVGGVAAGAWWFGWERYTTTPGVLGLDEAAATVELEDAGLQAEAGEPAYSENVTAGLVIATDPGPGGKVLDGGTVTLTLSLGPERYDVPDLAGQTEDQAQDALAATSLAFGASKGRWSETVPEGQVIRTSPKAGTTLKPGATVDLVLSRGRKPIEVKDWTGKSFDDASAALEKRGLQVSVTSEEYSDTVAEGDVISQDPPTASLFRGDTVSFVVSLGPELVEVPRVQAMGVEAATELLEGLGFEVQTKESDTYLGLGFVASSDPGSGEEVPKGSTITLFLV; via the coding sequence GTGGAGCCACCCGAGCACGCCCGCGCAACCGCGCCCGGCGCGTCTGGCGACCCCCTGGTCGGACGGCTGCTGGACGGCCGCTACCGCATCCTCGCCCGGGTGGCGCGCGGTGGCATGGCCAGTGTCTACGAGGCCACCGACACCCGGCTCGACCGCACCGTCGCGGTCAAGGTGATGCACCCCGGGCTCGGCGACGACCAGGAGTTCGCCCAGCGCTTCGTGCGTGAGGCGCGCGCCGCCGCCCGCCTCAACCACCCGCACGTCGTGGGTGTCTACGACCAGGGCGACGACACCTCCGACGGCACCGACACGATCTTCCTGGTGATGGAGTACGTCCCGGGCCACACCCTCCGCGACGTCCTGCGCAAGGAGTCCCCGATGCCGCCCGCGCGGGCCCTGGCCCTGCTCGAGCCGGTCATCTCCGCGCTCGCCGCCGCGCACCGGGCCGGACTGGTCCACCGTGACGTGAAGCCGGAGAACGTCCTCATCGCCGACGAGGCGCACGGTGGCACCGTCAAGGTCGCCGACTTCGGCCTCGCGAAGGCGGTCAGTGCCGACACCCAGCACACCGCGACCGGGGGCGTGCTCATCGGCACCGTCTCCTACCTCGCACCGGAGCTGGTCATCGACGGCCGCTCCGACGCCCGGGCCGACGTCTACGCGGCCGGCGTGGTGCTCTACGAGCTGCTGACCGGCAGGAAGCCCCACGAGGGCGAGTCACCGATCCAGGTGGCCTACCGCCACGTCCACCACGACGTGCCGATGCCGTCGCTGGTCGAGCCCGGCATCCCCGACTACGTCGACGCCCTGGTGGCGCGCGCGACCTCCCGCGACCGTGACCAGCGCCCGGCCGACGCCACCGTCCTGCTGCACCACCTCCACCGGGTCGAGCAGGCGCTGCGCGAGGGGCTGGCCTCCGACCCGGAGCTGGCCGCCGACCTGCTGCCTCGGCGCGCGGTGGCGCTCGACCTGCCCCCCTCCACCGACGACACCACCCCCGAGCCCTTCGACGCGGGTGCGCTCGCGCTGCTGACCGAGGTCGACCCGCGCGACTCGGGGCTCGTCGACGACGGCAGCCCCGACCGCACCACGGCCCTCGAGCGGCACCCCGCCCCTCCTGCCGGACGGTCCCGTTCCGACGGCCCGGCCGGTGGCCCCGTCACCGAGCCGATGCGCACCGCGGTCGCTCCCACGGGAGCCGCGACGACCACCCTCCCAGCCGCGCCGACCAACGCGCGACCCACCCCGGGTCGCGCCCCGACCCGGGTGGCGCCGGTCGAGACGACCGCGCGCCGCCGGTCGAGGAAGGGGCCGCTGCTCCTCCTGCTGTCGCTGCTGCTGGTCGGTGGCGTCGCGGCCGGTGCGTGGTGGTTCGGCTGGGAGCGCTACACCACCACCCCCGGCGTCCTGGGCCTCGACGAGGCGGCCGCCACCGTCGAGCTGGAGGACGCCGGACTCCAGGCCGAGGCGGGCGAGCCGGCGTACAGCGAGAACGTCACCGCCGGGCTGGTCATCGCCACCGACCCGGGACCGGGAGGCAAGGTGCTGGACGGCGGCACCGTCACCCTGACCCTGTCGCTGGGCCCGGAGCGCTACGACGTGCCCGACCTCGCCGGGCAGACCGAGGACCAGGCCCAGGACGCGCTCGCCGCGACCAGCCTCGCCTTCGGAGCGAGCAAGGGGCGCTGGAGCGAGACGGTGCCCGAGGGACAGGTCATCCGCACGTCGCCGAAGGCCGGCACCACCCTCAAGCCCGGCGCCACCGTCGACCTCGTGCTCAGCCGCGGCCGCAAGCCGATCGAGGTCAAGGACTGGACGGGCAAGTCGTTCGACGACGCCTCGGCCGCCCTCGAGAAGCGCGGCCTGCAGGTGAGCGTCACCAGCGAGGAGTACAGCGACACCGTCGCCGAGGGCGACGTCATCTCGCAGGACCCGCCGACGGCCAGCCTCTTCCGCGGCGACACGGTGTCGTTCGTGGTCTCCCTCGGCCCCGAGCTGGTCGAGGTGCCGCGGGTGCAGGCGATGGGCGTCGAGGCCGCGACCGAGCTGCTCGAGGGACTCGGCTTCGAGGTCCAGACCAAGGAGTCGGACACCTACCTCGGGCTCGGCTTCGTCGCCAGCTCCGACCCGGGGTCCGGCGAGGAGGTCCCGAAGGGCTCCACGATCACGCTGTTCCTCGTCTGA